GCGCTTCCGTCAGCTGCGTCATGTGCGTCTTGACGGGACGGCCATTCCAGAAGCCGGAACGGAATTTCACGTCCACGCCGTAGGCCGAGGTGTCTTGCGAAATGACCAGCAATTCCTTGACGCCGGCCTTGAACAGGTTTTCCGCTTCGATCATCAGTTCGCCGATCGGGCGCGAGACGAGGTCGCCGCGCATCGACGGGATGATGCAGAAGCTGCAGCGGTGGTTGCAGCCTTCGGAAATTTTCAAATACGCATAGTGCTTCGGCGTCAGCTTGACGCCTTGCGGCGGCACCAGGTCGAGGAACGGCGCATGCGGTTTCGGCAAGTGGAAATGGACGGAATCCATCACTTCGGCCAGCGCGTGCGGGCCCGTGACGGACAGCACTTTCGGATGCACCTTCATGATGATGTCGTCGCCGGCAGCGTCTTTCTTGGCGCCCAGGCAGCCGGTGACGATGACCTTGCCGTTTTCAGCCAGCGCTTCGCCGATGGCGTCGAGCGACTCTTGCACGGCAGCATCGATAAAACCGCAGGTATTGACGATCACTAGATCGGCGCCAGCATAGGATTTCGCCGTTTCGTAGCCTTCGGCGCGCAGTTGGGTCAGGATTTGTTCGGAGTCGACCAGCGCTTTCGGGCAGCCGAGCGAGACAAAGCCCACTTTCGGCGCCGCACCTGGCATGGCCAGCATGGCCTCGGGCTGGGCGGAAGGAACGGGAATACGGTGAATTTCAGACATAGTTGGCAGCTAGAAAATGGTGAGGCGAATCGGCTATTGTACCCCGAGCCGCCCCTTGCTGTCAGCGCGGGTTCCTTTTGCTGGCGCATCTGCAACGCTACAACCGCAACTTTGTTCCGGCCACTGCCGTCATGGCAGTGCGCGAATCAGATCCCGCCCCGCATCACCGGTATCAAGAAATTAAAAAATAATGCCACAAAGAAACTAATGACTGACATATAATTGTTTTTTAAAAAACTAAATCAATCCCATGTCTTTTTCCTTTTCCAATCTGAAAGCGCGACGCTCGGCTGTCGCGGCTTGCGGTCTGAGCGTATTGCTGCTGAGCGGCTGCGCCGTCAACACCTCGGTGGTCGATCCACTGAAAATGAGCGCGCAATCGGGAGATAGCCCGGTGGTGCTCAGCATCACGTCGAACACCAAGGACATTTACGGTTTCAACACGATCAAGCTGCGCCGCGTGGTGGCGGGTGAGCAGCGCAGTGATTTCAAGCTGGTGTCCGAAAACCTGGTGATGAAAAAAGTCGAGAGCGCGATGGCAGGCGATACTTCCCTGTTCATTGGCGCACTACCGCCTGGCGAGTATGAATTCATCGAGTTGATCGACACCCGGGCCAACAAGCTCTTGCGTGTGTATTCGACCATCGTGGGAAGCTTCCAGATCGAAGCGGGCAAATCGGCGGATCTGGGCCGACTGATTGTGACACGCGGCAATTTCGGCGTGCAGTACGGCCGCAGTGCACAGGTAGCATCCAATGCGGAATTGATCCGGCGCTTTGCCCCCGACTACAGCGCCATGTTTGGCGCCGCTGCCAGCCTTGGCTGGAGCACCCCACGCCACGCGCGGGACGATGTCGAGCAATTTGCTCGCGCCCACCCGGCCGGGGCCGAGTGCGTCACCGAAATGCCCGATGGCCGGGTGGCCGCCGCCAGCCGCATGGGCGCCGTGCTGATACGCTCGACGCAAGGTCAATGGAAGATCATCAATGCGCCATCGGTGGAGTCGCTGTCTTGCGTCTTTCCTGTGGACCTGCCCAATGCCGAGTTGATCGCGGTAGGCGAATCCGGCTCCCTGCTACGCAAAGCGCGTGACAGTGACAAGCTGCTTCCTATCGATGCAGGCAACCTGCCGCCCGGCAATCTGCTGCGCATCGGTGGCAACTCCAACGATGGCTGGTACGTGATGCATCGCAAGGGAGATGAGTTAAACATTTTTCATGCGAATCAACTGGACGCTGGCGACTGGCGATCTGTGTACCATACCACCGTGCCCGGATCGTGGCTGCATGGCCCAGGCTTGTTGTGGACATGGCAAGACGCGGGTCGGATCGGCTATGCGCTGGAAAGCGGCTTGATCGGCGAGTTCGATTACCGCACGGGCAAGTTGACCGAACGCTTTAGTCCGCACAAGAAAAACCTGACGGAATTTACCCATCAAGCCAATGGCACAGAAAGCGTCCTGGTAGCGGCCGGCCTGGCAGGAAGATTTCCCGACGCCTATGTTTCACGGGATCGGGGCCAGAACTGGACGACTATCGTTTCGCCATTCAAGGTCCTGATGTCGCCCGTGGCGCCCCTCAATGACGGCAGATTGCTGATGGAGGCCGGCATGTATAACGAGGGCGCACTGCTGGTCAGCAGCGACGAAGGCAAAACCTGGGGGCCGTATGCGCCATACACACTGCGCCACGCACCATTGATTTTCCCCTCCGGCCTCGCTCTCAGCATCCAGGAAGATTTCAAGGGTAACGTCAGCATTTACAGCTCCATGGACAATGCCAGGACATGGAAACTCGAGCATTCAAACCAGGATCTACTTTCCACCTTGCAACAACTGAAGCAATAGCATTCAGCATCGGCAGCCGGCGGCAAGACACCCGCAAAGCACAACGGCACAGGAATTCCTGTGCCGTTGTGTGATACGCATCGGTTGCGGCCTACTTTTTGTCCGTTGGAGGCACCGGCGGAACAAACGGGAACGTGCCGAACAGATTCTTGCTCTGGCTCTGCATCTGTTCCTGCATCTGCACGAACAGGCTCTTGCTCTGGTCGATGTAGTTGTTCATCATGCCTTGCATCATCGGACCCTGGACATTCATGAACTGCGTCCACATTTCCGGGCTGAAAGGCTTGCCTTCGAAACTGCCGGCCGACGTGCCCGTGAATTTGTGCTGGATATCGGTGAACGCTTGCACGTTCTTTTCCAGGTAGGATCCCATCATGCCCTGCATGGCGTGGCCATAGTAGCGGATGATCTGCGACAACACGCTGCTCGAGAACATGGGCGCGCCGTTCGCTTCCTCTTCCAAAATGATTTGCAGCAAGATGCTGCGCGTCAAATCTTCATTGGATTTGGCATCGACGACGGTAAACACTTCATTGTCCAACACCAGCTGCTTGACGTCCGTCAAGGTGATGTAGGAACTGGTTTGCGTGTCGTACAGACGGCGGTTGGGATATTTTTTAATCAGGCGGTCTATACTTTTTTTTGCACTACTCATCACAAGTTCCACTTATTGCGCCGCAGCGCATACTGAGTTAATCCGAAAAAAAAGCGAACGTGGGTCCGCTTTCGCACCTGCCTACGTTTTCCATTATAGAGTGGAAAACGGCTCCATTGCACATCAGGGTAGTAGATTCCCGCATTTATTGCAACGCAACTAAAAGTAGATTCTTGACAAGACCGGAGATTACGCCGGCCTTGCCTGGCAAATCGCTTTGTGAATTAATCTGCCCTGACTTTAACATACCGCCCCGGCGCCGGCTCGATTGCCGCGTGGCGCTTGTTGCCCGGCTTGGCTGGCGCCTTCACCTGGGCGCCGCCGTGTTCGGCCAGGAAGGCCGCCCATTCGGGCCACCAGCTGCCCACGTGCTCGGTCGCGCCTTCCATCCATTGCTCGGCGCTCAAGGGTTTGGCTTTCGCCGTGCGGGCGCCTTTGCCTGCGTCGTTGCGCCAGTAGCTGCGTTTTTTCTTCGACGCCGGATTGATCACGCCGGCGATGTGGCCCGAGGCGCCGAGGATGAAACGGTTGGCTTTCGGCTTTTTCGGGTTCAGCAAGGCTGTGCTGGCGTAGGCCGCGCCCCAGGGCACGATATGGTCTTCGCGCGAACCGTAGATGAAAGCGGGCGCATCGATGCTGCTCAGGTCGACTTTTTCCCCGGCCACCGTCAGCTTGCCCGGCACTTTCAGGCTGTTTTCCAGGTAGGTGTTGCGCAGATACCAGCAGAACATGGGGCCCGGCAAGCCCGTGCCGTCGCCATTCCAGTACAGCAAGTCGAACGCGGGCGGCTCCTTGCCCTTCAGGTAATTCGACTGCACGTAGTTCCACACGAGGTCGTTCGGCCGCAGGCTCGAGAAAGTGCTGCCCAGGTCGCGGCCCGACATCAGGCCTCCCTTGGCCAGGGTTTGCTCGCGCAGCGCCACTTGCGGCTCGTCGATGAAGACGTCGAGCGCGCCCGTGTCGCAGAAATCGAGGAAGGTGGTCAGCAGCGTAAGGCTGGCGGCCGGATTCTCGCCGCGCGCCTTGAGCACGGCCAGCGCCGTCGAAACGATGGTGCCGCCCACGCAAAAGCCGAACATATTGAGCTTGTCCTGGCCCGAAATGTCCTGCGTCACCCGGATGGCTTCGATCACGCCCTGCTCCACATAATCGTCCCACGTCAGATGCTGCATGCTCATGTCCGGATTGCGCCAGGACATCAGGAACACGGTATTGCCCTGCTCCACCGCATAGCGCACGAGCGAGTTTTCCGGCTGCAAGTCAAGGATATAGAATTTATTGATGCACGGCGGCACCATCAGCAGGGGCCGCTGGTGTACCGTGGGCGTACTTGGCGTGTACTGGATCAGCTGGAACAAGGCATTTTCAAACACCACCGTGCCCGGCGTGGTGGCCACGTTGCGGCCCACTTCAAAGGCCGATTCGTCCGATTGCGAGATGCGGCCCTTCTGCATGTCGGCCAGCATATTGCTCAAGCCCTTGGCCAGGCTCTCGCCCTTGGTCTCGATCAGGGTTTGCTGGGCGTCGGGATTGGTGGCCAGAAAGTTGGCGGGCGACATGGCGTCGACGATTTGCTGTACCGCAAAGGCAATCTTTTGCTTCTGGTGCGGCGTCGCTTCCACGGCATCGGCCATGGCGCTGAGAAATTCCGCATTGAGCAGGTAGGCGGCCGCATTGAAGGCCGACAGGGGGCTGGCGTGCCAGGCGGGCGCGGCAAAGCGGCGGTCTTTCAGCTCCGGCGCCTTGCCAGCCATAAAGTCAGCCCATAAGCCCGTCAGCTTGGCCACGTAGGCATTTTTCAGTTGCTCGATCGCTTCCGGCTTGATGCTGGCGCCCGCATCCTGCAAAATGCCGGCAATCGGATTGCCCTGGGGCTGCGGTACCATGTTGAACCACGTCTTCCACTGCTCAGGATTGCTGATCTGCGCCATCCATTCCTTGGTCATCATTTGAGGATCGGGCATGTTCATAGCTATATAAGTCCATTCAAGAATTGGGGACGCCGAACAAAACCTACTGCGAGTCGGTATAGGCGGCCTGCGATGCTCACCGTACCTTCGTACGGTTGCGCTTCTTAGCCACCTCTCCCTTCCGCTCGCTACGGTTTTGCGCGGCGTCGAAACGTAGTCGAAAAATAGAAAACTTTAATATCAACTGCATGCAAACTCTTACTAATTGCCAATACCAATGATGCTCATGACCGCTGTTGCCTGGATCTATGTCGTCGGCCTCATGGCGCTGACGGAACCGTCCATCGTCGCCGGGGTGATGACCTTCGTGCTGTACTGCGTCATCCCGCTGTCCATCCTATTCTATCTGACGGGCTCGCGGCGACGCAAACGCAAGGCGGCGCGTATCGCTGAACTGAACGCCCGCGCGCTCGCCTCAGCAGACGATAAAACAAAAACGGCAGACACATAAGTGTCTGCCGTGCAGATTATTTGCGCCAGATCAAACTGGCCTGTCTTCCCGTGACGCCGTCGCGCCGGTACGAGTAAAACTGCGCCGCATCGCTGACGGTGCAATATTCCCCGCCCGCCACTTGCGCCACGCCATCGCGCAGCAGCATGGTACGCGCCAGCGCATAAATATTCGCCAGATACTTGCCCGGCTTGCCATCGATGGCGGCGAACGCATCCGACAACACTTGCCGCTCGACGTCATCGCGCGCGCCGTCGCGGAACGCCTGCAGCACGTCCTGCCCCACTTCGAATTGCTGCGGGCCAATGGCTGGCCCCAGCCAGGCGAGGATCTCCGTCGCGCCCTGCGCGCGCATGCTGTCCACCGTGCGCTGCAAGACGCCGTTGGCCAGGCCGCGCCAGCCCGCGTGGGCAGCCCCGACGACCAGGCCATCGGTCGAACAGAACAGCACAGGCAGGCAATCGGCCGTCATTACCACGCACACGGCGCCCGGCTGCGTTGCCACGCTGGCGTCGGCGTCGGGCACGTGGCCGTCCAGCTTGCCAGCATCGGCAACGGCCACGCCATGCACCTGCGACAGCCAGGCCGGCTCGGCAGGCAGGATAGCGGCCAGCCGCGCGCGGTTGGCCGCCACGTGGTCAGGGTCATCGCCCACGTGCGTGCCCAGGTTCAAACCGCCGCCGCCCTGCCTGTCACCATATGGCCCCTGGCTGACGCCGCCTGCGCGCACGGTCGCCAGCGCGCCCACGTTCGCGGGCAGGCCGGGCCAATGAGGAACAATGCAAGGCAACGGCGACGTCATCAGACCTGTTCCGGCTCGGGAATGCCGGCCGTGGCGATCAATTGCGCGAAATCATCGGCCAGCGGCACGATCCATTCGCACGCTTCCAGGGTGCCCGGATGCACGAGGCCCAGGCGGCGCGCCTGCAAGGCCTGGCGCGAGAACACGGACACCAGGTGCTGCTTGCCGTACACGGAATCGCCGACCAGCGCGAAGCCCAGATGCTGCATGTGCACGCGGATCTGGTGCGTGCGGCCTGTTTCCAGGCGACATTGCATCAGGCTCACGGGACGGCGGTCGAGTTCGCCGCTGCCGATCAATTCATAGTGCGTGATGGCGGGCTTGGCGGTGAAGTTCTCCGACACGGCCATCTTGACCCGGTCGCGCGGGTGGCGCGCGATGGACGCATCGATGGTGCCCGCCATTTTCGGCGTGCCCCATACCAGCGCGAAATATTCGCGCTTGACGGTGCGTGCCTGCAACTGGCGCACCAGGTCCGTTTGCGAAGCCAGGGTCTTGCCGACCACCATCAGGCCGCTCGTATCCTTGTCCAGGCGGTGCACGATGCCGGCGCGCGGCACGCCGGCCAGTTGCGGGCAGTGGTGCAGCAAGCCGTTGAGCAGGGTGCCCGACCAGTTGCCGGGGCCCGGATGCACGACCAGTCCGGCCGGTTTGTTGATGACGATGATATGCTCATCTTCGTGCACGATGTTCAATTCCATCGCTTCCGGCTTAAAAGCCTCGTCTTCCGGCGCGCTTTGCGGCAGAATGACGATCTTCTCGTCGCCATAGGCGGTCATGTTGCGTTTGGCAACTTTTCCATCGACGGTCACGAAACCGGCTTCCAGCCACAATTGCAAGCGGCTGCGCGAGTATTGCGGCACCAGCTGGGCGATGACTTTATCGAGGCGGTGGCCGCAGGCGTCCGGCGTCAGTTCCAATGTAATCGGGGCCATTTCCTCGAAGACGTCGTCGGCGGCAAAATCGCCGTCAAACGCCTCTTCGGCGGCATGGTCAGAAAGGGAGTCAAACGCGGGGTCAGCCAAATTAGGCTTCGGAGTTAATATCACAGCATTCCCATCGGCTATAATCAGCCTATTGTAAAATCTTGGTTAAAACCTTCTTGCAAAACGTCATGCAAAAAAAATTATCGTTGGTAGTCGCTTCAGTCGTTCTGCTCGGCATGTCCGCTTGCAGCTTGTTGCCTGAAAAAGTGGATGAGACCAAAAACTGGTCCGTTACGAAATTATACTCGGAGGCGCGTGAAGAAATGGCCGGGCAGCACTATGAAGCTGCAATCGGCCTGTTCCAGAAGCTGGAGGCTAACTATCCTTTCGGCAACTATGCTCTGCAAGCGCAGATGGAGATCGCTTACGCGTATTATAAGTCGGGAGATCAGGCGCAGGCATTGGCTGCCGTCGAACGCTTCATCAAGTTGCATCCGAACCACGCCAATGTAGACTATATGTACTACTTGCGGGGCCTGATCAGCTTTAACGATCAGATCAGCTTCCTGAACTTCCTGTACGAGCAAGATCCGACCGAGCGCGATCCAAAAGCCACGCGCGAAGCGTTTGCGGCCTTCAAGCAACTGGTCGACAAGTTCCCAAATAGTAAATACGCGCCCGATTCGCTGGCCCGCATGAACTATTTGATCGATGCCATGGCGAAATACGAAGTGCACGTGGCGCGCTATTACTACCGCCGCGGCGCCTACCTGGCCGCCGCCAACCGCGCGCAAACGACGGTCAAGGACTTTGCCGCCTCGCCCGCCATCGAAGAAGCGCTGTTCATCATGTACCGCTCGTACGACAAGCTGGGCTTGACCGACCTGCGCGACGACACCTTGCGCGTGCTGACCAAGAACTACCCGAACACGGCATTCCTCAGCCCGGAAGGGGTGAACAAGGAACGCAAGTGGTGGAAATTCTGGCAGTAAAATAAGAAAAAACCGGGCTAGCCCGGTTTTTTTACTTATTCGCCGACCTTGCGCCGGAACACCCAGCTGGTGTCGTTCGACGCTTCCGGCACGAAACCGTAGCCGTCCACGTCGAACTGCTTGAGCTGCTGCGGATCGCGGATATTGTGGACGGCCGCATAGCGGGCCAGCATGCCGCGCGCGCGCTTGGCGTAGAACGAGATGATTTTATATTTGCCGTTCTTCCAGTCCTCGAACACGGGCGCGATGACGGGCACGTCCAGCTGGCGCGGCTTGACGGATTTGAAATATTCTTCAGAAGCAAGATTTACCAGTACTTTGGCGCCCTGCTCCTTCGCTGTGCGGTTCAGGCCGTTGGTGATGGTATCGCCCCAGAACGCATACAAATCCTTGCCGCGCGTGGTGGACAGCCGCGTGCCCATTTCCAGACGGTGCGGGTGGATCAGGTCCAGCGGGCGCAGCAAGCCGTACAGGCCAGATAAAATGCGCACGCGCGACTGGGCATAGTCGAGCTGGGCCGGCTGCAGGCTGCGCGCCTCGAAACCGGCATACACGTCGCCATTGAAAGCCATGATGGCCTGGCGCGCGTCCTCCAGTTGCGGCGTCCAGGACGCGTAGCGGGCCACGTTGAGGGCCGACAAGGCGTCGGAAATGCCCATCAGGCTGCCCACTTCGGCGGGCGAAAACTGGCGCATGCGGGCTATGAGCTGGGCAGAATGGTCGAGAAAATCGGGGGTGCTGTGCAACGAGGTTGTTGGCGGCGTCTCCAGGTCGAGACTCTTGGCGGGCGAAAGCACGATCAACATAAATTATCACTACAGAATAGAATTGCCGACATGATACCTGCTCCACAAAAACTCGTCCTCGACACCAACGTTTGCCTCGACCTGTTCGTCTTCAACGACCCGCGCTGGGCGGGCCTGCTGGCGGCCATGGAAAGCGGCGCCGTGCACGCCATCACGCGCGAAGATTGCCGCGCGGAATATCTGGTCGTGCTGCATTACAAGCATTTGCCGCTCGATGAAGCCAGCCGCGCCGTCGCCGCCGCCCGCTTCGACGCCCACATCACGGTGGTGGCGCCGCCCGTCTCCGGCGTGCGCCTGCCCGTCTGCACGGACAAGGATGACCAGAAATTCCTCGAACTGGCGCGCGACGCCAACGCCGACATCCTCATCACCAAGGACAAGGCGCTGCTGAAACTGGCCCGCAAGACGGCCAAGGCCGGCATGTTCAAGATCATGGTGCCGGAAGGCTGGGCATTGCCCGGCTGAGCCGCCAAAGCCCCGCACGCGACGGGGCGCGCTGCGCTAGAATGGGAAACGATTCCACTTTCCGCACCGCGACCCTACCGTTCATGAACAGCCCGTCCCTGCCCCACCTGACTCCCACCCTGACCACCCGCTTGCCTCTGGTGGGCACCACCGTGTTTACCCGCATGTCCAGCCTGGCGGCACAGCATGGCGCCGTCAACCTGGGCCAGGGCTTTCCGGACTTCGATTGCGACCCGGCACTGGTCGAACGGGTCAGCGACGCCATGCGCGCCGGCCACAATCAGTACCCGATGATGACGGGCGCTGCGCCCCTGCGCGAGGCGATTGCCGCGAAGATCGCCAGCCTGTACGGCCACGCCTACGATGCGGGCACGGAAATCACCGTCACGGCCGGCGCCACACAGGCACTGACCACGGCGATTTTATGCTGCGTGCATCCGGGCGACGAAGTCATCGTCATCGAACCGGCCTACGACAGCTACCTGCCCGCCATCGCGCTGGCCGGCGGCGTGCCCGTGCTGGTGGCCATGCAAGTGGGTGAACAAGGTTACAGCGTGCCGTGGGACAAGCTCGCTGCCGCCGTCAGCACCAAGACGCGCTTGATCATCATCAATACGCCGCATAACCCGACGGGCACGATTTTGCGCCCGGCCGACGTGGCGGCGCTGGCCGACATCGTGCGCGGCACGCAAATCCTGATTTTATCGGACGAAGTCTACGAGCACATGGTGTACGACGGCGTGCCGCACGCCTCGCTCTCGCGCCACCCTGAACTGGCGGCGCGCAGCTTCATCGTGTCCAGCTTCGGCAAGACGTATCACGTGACGGGCTGGAAAGTCGGCTACGTGGCGGCGCCCGCGGCGCTGACGGTGGAATTTCGCAAGGTGCACCAGTACAACGTGTTTACCGTCAACACGCCCATGCAGCACGGCATTGCCGGCTACATGGCCGACCCGCAGCCCTACCTGGACTTGCCCGCGTTTTACCAGCGCAAGCGCGATTTGTTCCGCGACGGCCTGGCGGGCAGCCGCTTTACCCTGCTGCCGGCCGACGGCACGTATTTCCAGTGCGTGCGCTACGATGCCATTTCGCAAGAGACTGAAGCGCAGTTCGCCGAATGGCTGACGGCGGAAATCAAGGTGGCCGCCATTCCCGTCTCCGCGTTTTACGCGCAGGGCAAGGAGTCGGGCATCGTGCGCTTCTGCTTTGCCAAGCAGGACGAGACCTTGCGCCTGGCGCTGGAGCGCCTGCGCAGCATTTAACGACAGTATTTCTCCGCCACGGCGGAGTAAAGGATGACAGCATGGTACAGCGTCGCATCGGCCCGGCCGACCTGGTTCCCGGCGAACCCCTGCCCTGGGATCTGTTTCTGGCTGACCACAGCGCCGGCCCGCAACTGCGCAAGGGGCAGATCATCACGGACGGTGCGCAGCTGGGACGGCTCATGCAATTGGGCCTGTACGTGGGCACGCCGGAGCAGCCGTCCGTGTTGCGCTTGCTCAATGAAGCGGCGCAGCGCCTGGAGCGCCTGCTGCTGGCCTTGCGCAGCGAAAGCAATGCCGAGCGCGACGTGCGCGACATCGCCCGCGAACTACTGCGCGCACTCGAACACGATGCCGACATCGCCCTGGCCAGCATCCTGCTCAACCAGATCGCCGGCAGCTACGCCGTGCGCCACTGCATCGAAACGGCCTTGCTGGCCATGCTGGTGGGCCGCAGCATGCACAAGTCCCACGATGAACTCTTATTGATCGGCGCGGCCGCGCTGACGATGAACGTGGGCATGCTGCGCCACCACGACAGTTTCCAGGACCGGCGCGGCCCCCTGAACGACGAAGAAATGCGTATCGTGCGCCAGCATCCACAGGAAAGCACGGAACTGTTGCGCTGCGCCGGCGTCGACGACGAGGAATGGCTCAGTTGCGTGCTGCTGCACCATGAAAACGACGACGGCAGCGGTTACCCGCAGGGGCGCACGGCCGACGAAATCCTGCAAAACGCCAAGCTGATCGGCCTGGCCGACCGCTATTGCGCGCGCGTCTCGGCGCGCAACTACCGCCGCTCCATCGTGCCCGACCAGGCGCTGCAGCACATCTTCCTCGACCAGGGCGTGCCCATCGATCCGCTGCTGGGGGAACGGTTCGTCAATCTGCTGGGCAAGTATCCGCCCGGTACCCTGGTGCGCCTGCGCAGCGGCGAACTGGGCGTCGTCACGCAGCGGGGCGCCGCCCTCGTGCATCCGCTCAGCGACCCGCTGGGCGCGCCGCTGGCCGCCGCCCAGCTGGCGCAGATGACGCCGCGCGACACGGGCGACAGCCAGTTCGCCATCGTCTCGTCGCTGCATGAAGACGATGCGGGCGTGCACTTCAGCATGCGCCATGTGTGGGGCGATGAAGCGCGGCTGTAGTCTGGCCGGGCAACGCCGGCGGCCAGCGCCACCAAATGTTATTTCGCGGTTTTCGGCGGACGGATGCCCGTGTACTGTGCGCTGACGAGC
This window of the Janthinobacterium agaricidamnosum genome carries:
- the rimO gene encoding 30S ribosomal protein S12 methylthiotransferase RimO; the encoded protein is MPGAAPKVGFVSLGCPKALVDSEQILTQLRAEGYETAKSYAGADLVIVNTCGFIDAAVQESLDAIGEALAENGKVIVTGCLGAKKDAAGDDIIMKVHPKVLSVTGPHALAEVMDSVHFHLPKPHAPFLDLVPPQGVKLTPKHYAYLKISEGCNHRCSFCIIPSMRGDLVSRPIGELMIEAENLFKAGVKELLVISQDTSAYGVDVKFRSGFWNGRPVKTHMTQLTEALGELAKSYGAWVRLHYVYPYPHVDQIIPMMSGGHILPYLDIPMQHAHPDVLKRMKRPASGEKNLDRIQAWRAINPDLTIRSTFIAGFPGETEAEFEYLLDFLKEAQIDRLGCFAYSPVEGATANAIANPVPEELREERRGRVMLLQEEISKKRLQAKVGKTVRVLIDEVTRSGGVGRSSADAPEIDGVVYVKPPFEPHRKLAVGQFVDVTITSADAHDLWGAAE
- a CDS encoding outer membrane protein assembly factor BamD; this translates as MQKKLSLVVASVVLLGMSACSLLPEKVDETKNWSVTKLYSEAREEMAGQHYEAAIGLFQKLEANYPFGNYALQAQMEIAYAYYKSGDQAQALAAVERFIKLHPNHANVDYMYYLRGLISFNDQISFLNFLYEQDPTERDPKATREAFAAFKQLVDKFPNSKYAPDSLARMNYLIDAMAKYEVHVARYYYRRGAYLAAANRAQTTVKDFAASPAIEEALFIMYRSYDKLGLTDLRDDTLRVLTKNYPNTAFLSPEGVNKERKWWKFWQ
- a CDS encoding pyridoxal phosphate-dependent aminotransferase; amino-acid sequence: MNSPSLPHLTPTLTTRLPLVGTTVFTRMSSLAAQHGAVNLGQGFPDFDCDPALVERVSDAMRAGHNQYPMMTGAAPLREAIAAKIASLYGHAYDAGTEITVTAGATQALTTAILCCVHPGDEVIVIEPAYDSYLPAIALAGGVPVLVAMQVGEQGYSVPWDKLAAAVSTKTRLIIINTPHNPTGTILRPADVAALADIVRGTQILILSDEVYEHMVYDGVPHASLSRHPELAARSFIVSSFGKTYHVTGWKVGYVAAPAALTVEFRKVHQYNVFTVNTPMQHGIAGYMADPQPYLDLPAFYQRKRDLFRDGLAGSRFTLLPADGTYFQCVRYDAISQETEAQFAEWLTAEIKVAAIPVSAFYAQGKESGIVRFCFAKQDETLRLALERLRSI
- a CDS encoding putative toxin-antitoxin system toxin component, PIN family, with product MIPAPQKLVLDTNVCLDLFVFNDPRWAGLLAAMESGAVHAITREDCRAEYLVVLHYKHLPLDEASRAVAAARFDAHITVVAPPVSGVRLPVCTDKDDQKFLELARDANADILITKDKALLKLARKTAKAGMFKIMVPEGWALPG
- a CDS encoding RluA family pseudouridine synthase is translated as MADPAFDSLSDHAAEEAFDGDFAADDVFEEMAPITLELTPDACGHRLDKVIAQLVPQYSRSRLQLWLEAGFVTVDGKVAKRNMTAYGDEKIVILPQSAPEDEAFKPEAMELNIVHEDEHIIVINKPAGLVVHPGPGNWSGTLLNGLLHHCPQLAGVPRAGIVHRLDKDTSGLMVVGKTLASQTDLVRQLQARTVKREYFALVWGTPKMAGTIDASIARHPRDRVKMAVSENFTAKPAITHYELIGSGELDRRPVSLMQCRLETGRTHQIRVHMQHLGFALVGDSVYGKQHLVSVFSRQALQARRLGLVHPGTLEACEWIVPLADDFAQLIATAGIPEPEQV
- the phaR gene encoding polyhydroxyalkanoate synthesis repressor PhaR: MSSAKKSIDRLIKKYPNRRLYDTQTSSYITLTDVKQLVLDNEVFTVVDAKSNEDLTRSILLQIILEEEANGAPMFSSSVLSQIIRYYGHAMQGMMGSYLEKNVQAFTDIQHKFTGTSAGSFEGKPFSPEMWTQFMNVQGPMMQGMMNNYIDQSKSLFVQMQEQMQSQSKNLFGTFPFVPPVPPTDKK
- the pgeF gene encoding peptidoglycan editing factor PgeF; amino-acid sequence: MTSPLPCIVPHWPGLPANVGALATVRAGGVSQGPYGDRQGGGGLNLGTHVGDDPDHVAANRARLAAILPAEPAWLSQVHGVAVADAGKLDGHVPDADASVATQPGAVCVVMTADCLPVLFCSTDGLVVGAAHAGWRGLANGVLQRTVDSMRAQGATEILAWLGPAIGPQQFEVGQDVLQAFRDGARDDVERQVLSDAFAAIDGKPGKYLANIYALARTMLLRDGVAQVAGGEYCTVSDAAQFYSYRRDGVTGRQASLIWRK
- the yaaA gene encoding peroxide stress protein YaaA, which gives rise to MLIVLSPAKSLDLETPPTTSLHSTPDFLDHSAQLIARMRQFSPAEVGSLMGISDALSALNVARYASWTPQLEDARQAIMAFNGDVYAGFEARSLQPAQLDYAQSRVRILSGLYGLLRPLDLIHPHRLEMGTRLSTTRGKDLYAFWGDTITNGLNRTAKEQGAKVLVNLASEEYFKSVKPRQLDVPVIAPVFEDWKNGKYKIISFYAKRARGMLARYAAVHNIRDPQQLKQFDVDGYGFVPEASNDTSWVFRRKVGE
- the phaC gene encoding class I poly(R)-hydroxyalkanoic acid synthase produces the protein MNMPDPQMMTKEWMAQISNPEQWKTWFNMVPQPQGNPIAGILQDAGASIKPEAIEQLKNAYVAKLTGLWADFMAGKAPELKDRRFAAPAWHASPLSAFNAAAYLLNAEFLSAMADAVEATPHQKQKIAFAVQQIVDAMSPANFLATNPDAQQTLIETKGESLAKGLSNMLADMQKGRISQSDESAFEVGRNVATTPGTVVFENALFQLIQYTPSTPTVHQRPLLMVPPCINKFYILDLQPENSLVRYAVEQGNTVFLMSWRNPDMSMQHLTWDDYVEQGVIEAIRVTQDISGQDKLNMFGFCVGGTIVSTALAVLKARGENPAASLTLLTTFLDFCDTGALDVFIDEPQVALREQTLAKGGLMSGRDLGSTFSSLRPNDLVWNYVQSNYLKGKEPPAFDLLYWNGDGTGLPGPMFCWYLRNTYLENSLKVPGKLTVAGEKVDLSSIDAPAFIYGSREDHIVPWGAAYASTALLNPKKPKANRFILGASGHIAGVINPASKKKRSYWRNDAGKGARTAKAKPLSAEQWMEGATEHVGSWWPEWAAFLAEHGGAQVKAPAKPGNKRHAAIEPAPGRYVKVRAD